Proteins from a single region of Zavarzinella sp.:
- a CDS encoding DUF58 domain-containing protein: MLTEEMLQQVRRIHLQAKKLVQSRLSGDYRSIFKGSGLIFDEVREYQPGDDVRTIDWNVTARMNQPFIKRFSEEREQTLCIVVDVSNSHDFGSRVRTKRTVAAEMAAVLALSAMANNDQVGLIMGSTDLELFLQPGRGHSHMLRLVREILFFQPKHPGGSLANLLANTHRLLPKRAIVVLFSDFIDQHYQKELRIAAHRHDLIAVRITDPLEQQLPTIGWCTLRDAETQQQVVLNLSDRQVQAEILRSIQKISENTSNPAARWVLIYWKFQPPTTILRNWWICLPAENNESGNIASEINRADVAFPPHTGSGCGTTMAGDTLFRKSAGHGAILHQQGRSGTS; encoded by the coding sequence GTGCTGACAGAAGAAATGCTTCAGCAGGTGCGGCGAATCCACCTGCAGGCCAAAAAACTGGTTCAATCCCGCCTCAGTGGGGATTATCGCTCGATTTTCAAAGGCAGTGGGCTGATTTTCGACGAAGTTCGCGAATATCAGCCCGGCGATGATGTGCGTACCATCGACTGGAATGTCACCGCACGGATGAACCAGCCATTTATTAAAAGATTCTCAGAAGAGCGGGAGCAAACTCTTTGTATCGTGGTGGATGTCAGCAATAGCCACGATTTTGGTTCCCGCGTGCGGACGAAACGCACCGTTGCTGCAGAAATGGCAGCCGTATTGGCGTTGAGTGCGATGGCCAATAACGATCAGGTGGGACTGATTATGGGCAGCACCGATCTGGAACTATTTCTGCAACCTGGGCGTGGGCATTCCCACATGTTACGATTGGTGCGGGAAATCCTGTTCTTTCAACCGAAACACCCTGGCGGTTCGCTAGCGAACCTGCTGGCTAATACGCACCGATTGCTTCCCAAACGAGCCATTGTGGTGCTGTTCAGCGATTTCATCGATCAGCACTACCAGAAAGAGCTTCGTATTGCGGCCCACCGTCACGATCTGATTGCCGTCCGAATTACCGATCCACTGGAACAACAACTCCCCACCATCGGGTGGTGCACGCTACGCGATGCGGAAACACAACAGCAAGTGGTGCTCAACCTCTCCGATCGCCAGGTTCAAGCCGAAATATTGCGATCAATTCAGAAAATTTCAGAAAATACCTCAAATCCTGCCGCACGGTGGGTGTTGATCTATTGGAAGTTTCAACCACCGACGACCATTTTGCGAAATTGGTGGATTTGTTTGCCCGCCGAGAACAACGAATCAGGAAACATCGCCAGTGAAATCAACCGTGCTGATGTTGCTTTTCCTCCCCACACTGGGTCTGGGTGCGGAACCACAATGGCAGGCGACACGCTTTTCAGGAAGTCAGCAGGTCACGGTGCAATTCTTCATCAACAAGGCAGAAGTGGCACTTCATGA